In the genome of Cuculus canorus isolate bCucCan1 chromosome 28, bCucCan1.pri, whole genome shotgun sequence, one region contains:
- the SV2A gene encoding synaptic vesicle glycoprotein 2A, producing MDESFRDRTAFIRGAKDIAKEVKKHAAKKVSKGMDRVQDEYTKRSYSRFEEEDDDEDYAPQDGYYRGGEGANEEEGASSDATEGHDEEDEIYEGEYQGIPRHESLKSGERLGAEAAVGAFDDGEGQRRKDKEELAQQYELILQECGHGRFQWTLYFVLGLALMADGVEVFVVGFVLPSAEKDMCLSDSNKGMLGLIVYLGMMVGAFLWGGLADRLGRRQCLLISLSVNSVFAFFSSFVQGYGTFLFCRLLSGVGIGGSIPIVFSYFSEFLAQEKRGEHLSWLCMFWMIGGIYASAMAWAIIPHYGWSFQMGSAYQFHSWRVFVLVCAFPSVFAIGALTTMPESPRFFLENGKHDEAWMVLKQVHDTNMRAKGHPERVFSVTHIKTIKREDELIEIQSDTGTWYRRWLVRVLNLSQQVWSNFQQCFAPEYRRVTLMMMAVWFTMSFSYYGLTVWFPDMIKHLQNIEYASRTKLFTREKVRHFTFNFTLENQIHQGGEYFNDKFIGLKMKSVTFEDSLFEECYFEDITSSNTFFKNCTFISTVFYNTDLFEYKFINSRVVNSTFLHNKEGCQLDFSDDNNAYMIYFVSFLGTLAVLPGNIVSALLMDKIGRLRMLAGSSVMSCVSCFFLSFGNSESAMIALLCLFGGVSIASWNSLDVLTVELYPSDKRTTAFGFLNALCKLAAVLGISIFTSFVGITKAVPILLASAALALGSSLALKLPETRGQVLQ from the exons ATGGATGAGAGCTTCCGAGACCGGACGGCGTTCATCCGCGGCGCCAAGGACATCGCCAAGGAGGTGAAGAAACACGCGGCCAAGAAGGTGAGCAAAGGCATGGACCGCGTGCAGGACGAGTACACCAAGCGCTCCTACTCCCGCTTCGAGGAAGAGGACGACGACGAAGATTACGCGCCCCAGGATGGTTACTACCGCGGAGGAGAGGGCGCCAACGAAGAGGAAGGGGCTTCCAGCGACGCCACCGAGGGTCACGACGAGGAGGATGAGATCTACGAGGGCGAGTACCAGGGCATCCCGCGGCACGAGTCGCTGAAGAGCGGGGAGCGTCTCGGGGCCGAGGCGGCCGTGGGCGCCTTCGACGACGGCGAAGGGCAGCGTCGGAAGGACAAGGAGGAGCTGGCGCAGCAGTACGAGCTCATCCTGCAGGAGTGCGGCCACGGCCGCTTCCAGTGGACCCTCTACTTCGTGCTGGGATTGGCCCTCATGGCCGACGGCGTGGAGGTCTTCGTGGTGGGCTTCGTCCTGCCCAGCGCCGAGAAGGACATGTGCCTCTCCGACTCCAACAAGGGGATGCTCG GGCTCATCGTGTACCTGGGCATGATGGTGGGCGCCTTCCTGTGGGGCGGGCTGGCCGACCGCCTGGGCCGAAGGCAGTGCCTCCTCATCTCCCTCTCCGTCAACAGCGTCTTcgccttcttctcctccttcgTCCAAGGCTACGGCACTTTCCTCTTCTGCCGCCTCCTCTCGGGCGTGGG GATCGGTGGCTCCATCCCCATCGTCTTCTCCTACTTCTCGGAGTTCCTGGCGCAGGAGAAGCGTGGGGAGCACCTGAGTTGGCTCTGCATGTTCTGGATGATCGGGGGCATCTACGCCTCGGCCATGGCATGGGCCATCATCCCCCACTACG GCTGGAGCTTCCAGATGGGCTCAGCGTATCAGTTCCACAGCTGGAGGGTCTTCGTCCTGGTCTGCGCCTTCCCCTCGGTCTTCGCCATCGGGGCGCTCACCACCATGCCCGAGAGCCCCCGCTTCTTCTTGGAG AATGGGAAGCACGACGAGGCCTGGATGGTGCTGAAGCAGGTCCACGACACCAACATGAGGGCCAAGGGCCACCCCGAGAGGGTCTTCTCG GTGACCCACATCAAGACCATCAAGCGGGAGGATGAGCTCATCGAGATCCAGTCGGACACCGGCACGTGGTACCGGCGCTGGCTCGTCCGCGTCCTCAACCTCTCGCAGCAG GTCTGGAGCAACTTCCAGCAGTGCTTCGCCCCCGAGTACCGGCGGGTGACGCTGATGATGATGGCCGTGTGGTTCACCATGTCCTTCAG ctACTACGGGCTGACGGTTTGGTTCCCGGACATGATCAAACATCTGCAGAACATCGAGTACGCCTCGCGCACCAAGCTCTTCACCCGCGAGAAGGTCCGGCACTTCACCTTCAACTTCACCCTGGAGAACCAGATCCACCAGGGCGGCGAGTACTTCAACGACAA GTTCATCGGCCTGAAGATGAAGTCGGTGACGTTTGAGGACTCACTCTTCGAGGAGTGCTACTTTGAGGACATCACCTCCAGCAACACCTTCTTCAAGAACTGCACCTTCATCTCCACCGTCTTCTACAACACAG ATCTCTTTGAGTACAAGTTCATCAACAGCCGAGTGGTGAACAGCACCTTCCTGCACAACAAGGAGGGCTGCCAGCTGGACTTCAGCGACGACAACAACGCCTACATGATCTACTTTGTCAGCTTCTTGGGCACCTTGGCCGTCCTCCCCGGGAACATCGTCTCGGCTCTCCTCATGGACAAAATCGGCCGCCTTCGCATGCTGG CCGGCTCCAGCGTCATGTCCTGCgtcagctgcttcttcctctccttcgGCAACAGCGAATCGGCCATGATCGCGCTGCTCTGCCTCTTCGGCGGCGTCAGCATCGCCTCCTGGAACTCCCTCGACGTGCTCACCGTCGAGCTCTACCCCTCGGACAAGAG